A single genomic interval of Pseudomonadota bacterium harbors:
- the rpoN gene encoding RNA polymerase factor sigma-54: MADLSLHIKQSQSMVMTPQLQQAIKILQLSNIELQEYVEQQIEENPFLDNCVSEVENTDSKKDEQSEPDMVPDSEKDYSWDDDQVSPAIYDSDSPTYTGVGKSGGSDFSENEYGIEQIASPKITLKDHIIDQINIDIIDPVQKMIALHLTDMLDDNGYISGDLNSLCQLLKCDFKEIESTLEVLQGFEPTGVFARNLQECLALQLKEKDRFDPAMQRFVENIDMFAKRDIKGLKRVCKVDEEDLLQMCEEIKALNPRPGSSFSSENVQVLYPDVFLKRADKGKWILEINNEILPRVLVNRKYYSEVECKVNDKGSKKFLTEQFTSANWLVKALDQRANTILKVATELVMQQDGFFKKGIHFLKPLVLSDIAQKIEMHESTVSRVINGKYIATHMGIYELKYFFSSSVGSTDGIEDISSKRIKFMIKELIDREKNASVLSDAKIASILKAKGVDVARRTVMKYREAMGIGSSVQRRADKKMS, encoded by the coding sequence GTGGCTGACTTAAGTTTACATATTAAACAGTCTCAATCAATGGTGATGACACCTCAGTTGCAGCAGGCGATAAAAATTCTGCAATTGAGCAATATTGAGTTGCAAGAATATGTAGAACAGCAGATAGAAGAAAACCCCTTTTTAGATAACTGTGTTAGTGAAGTTGAAAATACGGATTCGAAAAAAGATGAACAATCCGAGCCGGATATGGTTCCCGATAGTGAAAAAGATTATTCATGGGACGATGATCAGGTTTCTCCGGCGATATATGACAGCGATTCTCCTACATATACAGGAGTAGGGAAGTCCGGAGGTTCTGATTTTAGTGAGAATGAATATGGCATAGAGCAGATAGCATCGCCCAAAATTACACTAAAAGACCATATAATTGACCAGATAAATATAGACATTATCGACCCGGTGCAAAAGATGATAGCCCTACATCTTACGGATATGCTTGATGATAACGGATATATATCGGGTGATTTAAACTCGTTATGTCAGCTATTAAAGTGCGATTTTAAAGAAATTGAATCAACTTTAGAGGTGCTGCAGGGATTTGAGCCTACCGGTGTTTTTGCGAGAAACCTGCAAGAGTGCCTTGCATTGCAATTAAAGGAAAAAGACCGATTTGACCCTGCTATGCAGCGTTTTGTAGAAAATATAGACATGTTCGCAAAGCGGGATATTAAGGGATTGAAGCGGGTTTGTAAGGTTGATGAGGAAGACCTGTTGCAGATGTGTGAGGAGATAAAAGCCCTTAATCCCAGACCGGGAAGTAGTTTTTCATCGGAAAATGTTCAGGTTCTGTATCCTGATGTTTTCTTAAAAAGAGCGGATAAAGGTAAGTGGATACTTGAAATTAATAACGAAATTTTACCGAGGGTATTGGTAAATAGAAAATATTATTCCGAAGTTGAGTGTAAAGTTAATGATAAAGGAAGTAAAAAGTTCCTGACCGAGCAGTTTACTAGTGCCAACTGGCTGGTTAAAGCGTTGGATCAGAGGGCGAATACTATCTTAAAGGTTGCTACTGAGTTGGTAATGCAGCAAGACGGGTTCTTTAAAAAAGGGATACATTTTTTAAAGCCTCTGGTACTTAGCGATATTGCGCAGAAGATAGAAATGCACGAAAGCACCGTCAGCCGTGTGATAAACGGAAAATATATCGCAACGCATATGGGAATATACGAGCTTAAATATTTCTTTTCATCATCGGTAGGAAGCACTGACGGGATTGAAGATATTTCAAGTAAAAGAATAAAATTCATGATTAAGGAGCTGATTGACAGAGAGAAAAATGCATCAGTCCTTTCGGACGCTAAAATAGCCTCAATCTTAAAGGCAAAGGGCGTAGATGTAGCACGCAGAACGGTCATGAAATACCGCGAGGCAATGGGCATAGGTTCGTCCGTGCAGCGTCGTGCTGATAAAAAGATGAGCTAA
- a CDS encoding sensor domain-containing diguanylate cyclase, whose protein sequence is MTSTKKPKRTYQSLFKVLENKKPKSVAKKAASFTKSLPFSTKSQKLKEELDLLTSYSSDTIYRLRYNSMTYDYISPAIVKLLGFTPEEMKKINFRSLIIETKIISNGMKSIKSFDELEKTRKNGDVNKWQADYLVRTRDGRKIWLTDVSYPWFDDEGNIIGSIGSLRDISDRVEAEEKNSRELVKMANTDPLTGTANRRVFFESIDTEIKRSQRTDNPFAILIADIDFFKKINDDYGHSTGDKILKEISEIMLTCVRDTDLLARIGGEEFGIFLPDTSEEGAYWVADRICKTVAKHNFFVKGSIMPIKCTVSIGIACNEENNELNSSELYKQADTRLYIAKNTGRNQVSNDEIVKLH, encoded by the coding sequence ATGACTTCCACTAAAAAACCAAAAAGAACGTATCAATCATTATTCAAAGTTCTGGAAAACAAAAAACCCAAAAGCGTCGCCAAGAAAGCAGCTTCATTTACAAAATCCCTCCCTTTTTCAACTAAATCACAAAAACTCAAAGAAGAGCTTGATTTACTTACATCATATTCATCGGATACTATATATCGTCTTCGATATAACAGCATGACATATGATTATATCAGCCCTGCGATAGTAAAACTGCTTGGTTTTACTCCTGAAGAAATGAAAAAGATAAATTTCCGCTCATTAATTATTGAAACAAAAATAATAAGCAACGGAATGAAATCAATTAAATCATTTGATGAACTGGAAAAAACCCGTAAGAACGGCGATGTCAACAAATGGCAGGCAGATTATCTTGTAAGAACACGTGACGGAAGAAAAATATGGTTAACCGATGTATCTTACCCGTGGTTTGATGATGAAGGCAACATTATCGGCTCCATAGGCTCCTTAAGAGATATTAGTGACCGTGTGGAGGCGGAAGAAAAAAATAGCCGTGAACTGGTGAAAATGGCTAACACCGACCCGTTGACAGGCACAGCTAACCGCAGGGTCTTCTTTGAAAGCATTGACACGGAAATAAAACGTTCACAACGTACGGACAACCCATTTGCCATTTTAATTGCCGATATTGATTTCTTTAAAAAGATAAATGACGATTACGGTCATTCAACGGGGGATAAAATATTAAAAGAAATCAGCGAGATTATGTTAACATGTGTCCGTGATACGGATCTTCTGGCTCGCATAGGCGGCGAAGAGTTCGGTATATTCTTGCCCGACACCTCCGAGGAAGGAGCATATTGGGTAGCCGACAGGATATGCAAAACGGTTGCAAAGCATAATTTCTTTGTAAAAGGCTCAATAATGCCTATAAAATGCACGGTTTCTATCGGAATTGCGTGTAATGAGGAAAATAACGAATTAAACTCAAGTGAACTTTATAAACAAGCCGATACAAGGCTTTATATTGCAAAAAACACCGGTAGAAATCAGGTATCTAACGACGAGATTGTTAAACTACATTAA
- a CDS encoding DUF2282 domain-containing protein encodes MNTKLKKTFLTAAATGLLAVSGAAIAVDAKAEEKEKCYGVAKAGANDCGSKFADHSCAGHSTVDGSTAAFISLPKGLCERLAGGSLEPSKGE; translated from the coding sequence ATGAATACAAAATTGAAAAAAACTTTCCTTACTGCCGCTGCAACCGGTTTGTTGGCTGTTAGTGGTGCTGCTATTGCTGTTGATGCAAAAGCTGAAGAAAAAGAAAAATGCTACGGCGTTGCTAAAGCCGGTGCAAATGACTGTGGTTCAAAATTTGCCGACCATTCTTGTGCCGGTCATTCTACTGTTGACGGTTCTACTGCTGCGTTTATATCATTGCCGAAAGGTCTTTGTGAGCGTCTTGCAGGCGGTTCTTTGGAGCCTTCGAAAGGTGAGTAG
- a CDS encoding sigma-70 family RNA polymerase sigma factor translates to MAENLISLEELMHRSQQGDKQAYASLLGECNRILKGYLMKKISNSEDVEDIIQEILISLHNARHTYDKSRPFKPWLFSIAKFRLYDHFRKIYKKSENESDYLNEISHEFDINVTESDDEYEELYGAIDELPEKQRKIIELMKVEGYTAKEVAKKLNMSESAVKTSAHRIYKTLKQKMTKK, encoded by the coding sequence ATGGCAGAAAACTTAATATCCCTTGAAGAATTGATGCACCGTTCCCAGCAAGGGGACAAGCAGGCATATGCGTCACTTTTGGGTGAGTGTAACCGCATTTTAAAAGGTTATCTCATGAAAAAGATATCAAATTCCGAGGACGTTGAGGACATAATACAAGAAATACTGATATCCCTGCATAACGCAAGGCATACTTACGATAAATCACGCCCTTTTAAGCCGTGGCTATTTTCTATCGCAAAATTCCGTTTATACGACCATTTTAGGAAGATATATAAAAAATCCGAGAATGAATCCGATTATTTAAACGAAATATCACATGAATTTGATATAAATGTAACCGAATCAGATGATGAATACGAAGAACTATATGGGGCAATAGATGAATTACCTGAAAAACAACGAAAAATTATCGAATTAATGAAGGTTGAGGGCTACACGGCAAAAGAAGTTGCGAAAAAATTAAATATGAGCGAATCGGCGGTAAAGACCTCCGCTCACAGAATATATAAAACATTAAAACAAAAAATGACTAAAAAATGA
- a CDS encoding NrsF family protein — protein MSKIDDLTKKLVDELEPVKKMKAPEIMALKWFLSGFSYVAILPLFLQFRYDISDKMNEPVFIIELIVAAIGSVLSCLTAAYFAAPDSHQKKNLKLLATTPFIALTVILIIRLIDQGGSNIPINTTTATYQCFADMFAFAAFPILVMVFLAKKGASTNQSWSGAMISLSAVNFSYIALRLIEPNDEAKHILTWHYAPMLLMVIIGMNIGRKLLKW, from the coding sequence ATGAGTAAGATAGACGACTTAACAAAAAAATTAGTTGACGAACTGGAACCGGTCAAAAAGATGAAAGCACCTGAAATCATGGCTTTAAAGTGGTTTTTGTCAGGCTTTTCCTATGTTGCTATATTACCTCTTTTCCTACAGTTTCGTTACGATATTTCAGACAAAATGAATGAGCCTGTTTTTATTATAGAACTTATAGTAGCAGCTATAGGTTCTGTTTTGTCATGTTTAACGGCGGCTTATTTCGCCGCCCCCGATAGCCATCAGAAAAAGAATCTCAAATTGCTAGCAACAACCCCTTTCATAGCATTAACGGTGATATTGATAATACGATTAATAGACCAAGGCGGTTCAAATATCCCGATTAACACCACTACCGCCACCTATCAGTGTTTTGCCGATATGTTCGCATTTGCAGCATTCCCTATTTTAGTTATGGTGTTTTTAGCCAAAAAGGGTGCAAGCACCAACCAAAGCTGGTCGGGTGCTATGATTAGCCTTTCTGCGGTCAACTTTTCATATATAGCTTTAAGGCTGATTGAACCTAACGATGAAGCCAAGCATATCCTTACTTGGCATTACGCACCGATGCTGTTGATGGTTATAATCGGCATGAATATCGGACGAAAGCTCCTTAAATGGTAG
- a CDS encoding MBL fold metallo-hydrolase has translation MKKLLSVVLLSSSLITSGSFAGKHGDEKVEIKSFKAAENIYMIEAKGGNIGVLKGENKTLIIDSQFADISDDLKKEISKISEKPIKFLLNTHFHFDHTGGNENFGKDGVHIIAHEFVYDKLKNGTVIKAFNKTMEPAPQEALPFITHTKGLHLHEGDEDIDVVAYQGHTGGDSAVFFKKSNVVHTGDLYFNGRYPFIDTSNGGSVEAMINAMEDILSKVDDDTKIIPGHGSLSDKKTMQKNLDMLKDFTATVATAKKAGKSKDEILKMAEIQKYDAEYGKDFLTTEQFLAIVFED, from the coding sequence ATGAAAAAATTACTAAGCGTAGTATTATTAAGTTCATCTTTGATAACAAGCGGCTCTTTTGCCGGTAAACACGGCGATGAAAAAGTTGAGATAAAAAGTTTCAAAGCTGCCGAGAATATATATATGATAGAGGCAAAAGGCGGTAATATCGGTGTACTCAAAGGTGAAAATAAAACATTGATAATCGACAGCCAGTTTGCCGATATATCTGACGATCTGAAAAAAGAGATATCGAAAATATCGGAAAAGCCTATAAAATTCTTACTAAATACACACTTCCATTTTGACCATACGGGCGGCAATGAGAATTTCGGTAAAGACGGCGTGCATATAATCGCTCACGAGTTCGTATATGATAAGCTAAAAAACGGAACGGTTATCAAAGCTTTCAATAAAACTATGGAGCCTGCCCCACAGGAGGCACTGCCGTTTATAACGCACACTAAAGGGCTTCATCTGCATGAAGGCGATGAGGATATTGATGTAGTTGCCTATCAGGGGCATACGGGCGGTGATAGTGCGGTTTTCTTCAAAAAATCAAATGTGGTGCATACGGGAGACTTATATTTTAACGGCAGATATCCGTTTATTGATACTTCAAACGGCGGAAGCGTTGAAGCTATGATAAACGCCATGGAGGATATACTGTCAAAGGTGGACGATGATACGAAAATAATTCCCGGACACGGCTCATTATCCGATAAGAAAACAATGCAGAAAAACCTTGATATGCTTAAAGATTTTACGGCAACCGTAGCCACAGCTAAAAAAGCCGGTAAATCTAAAGATGAAATCCTGAAAATGGCGGAAATACAAAAATATGATGCCGAATACGGAAAGGATTTCCTTACTACCGAGCAGTTTCTTGCGATAGTTTTTGAAGACTAA
- a CDS encoding Hsp20/alpha crystallin family protein, which yields MSLNNLISFNKPSALQVKKRGYDPFFSLQSEINRLFNEDFMPTSAKEYSSLIPNIDVVENDKQIIVKAELAGLAEDDIDIEVTEKSLSIKGEKKDEHQEKGDSYIIKESSYGSFSRSFTLPENVDGNKADAKFKKGVLTITIPKKELPENKVKKLKVKSDD from the coding sequence ATGAGTTTAAATAATTTAATCAGTTTTAACAAGCCGAGTGCATTGCAGGTTAAAAAACGCGGATATGACCCGTTTTTTTCTCTGCAAAGCGAGATAAACAGGCTGTTTAATGAAGATTTCATGCCGACTTCGGCAAAAGAATATAGCAGTTTAATTCCCAATATTGACGTTGTGGAAAACGATAAGCAAATTATCGTAAAGGCAGAGCTTGCGGGATTGGCTGAAGATGATATAGATATTGAAGTAACTGAAAAATCACTTTCTATCAAGGGCGAAAAGAAAGACGAACATCAGGAAAAAGGCGATAGCTATATAATTAAGGAATCTTCCTACGGTTCGTTCAGTCGAAGTTTTACTTTACCTGAAAATGTTGACGGCAATAAGGCAGATGCCAAGTTCAAAAAAGGCGTTCTGACTATTACTATCCCTAAAAAGGAATTGCCTGAAAACAAGGTTAAGAAACTAAAGGTAAAGAGTGATGATTAA
- a CDS encoding DUF4145 domain-containing protein: MEKNYTAPNVDKTSFHCPHCGTKAPQLWLDCYGEEVPTDDGLPYVITLKKTEKMIEDFKSSDNGGIIFEEDDLKHLREKAINAEGEDFCFRSLDSKNSRRCNYSFENIFFSVCQELSCKKAALWVHDRLIIPASCVEEPPNDDMPDKIKVIYNEAREIHNCSPRASAALLRLCCEMLCDDLDAKGQTLNGKIGDLVYRGMDNRVQKALDVVRFVGNDSVHPGQIDLSDNLDVSHTLFVLVNEIVQEMISKPKRLNKIYEEKLPQSVKEGIEKRDKKKA; encoded by the coding sequence ATGGAAAAAAATTATACAGCTCCAAATGTAGACAAAACATCTTTTCATTGCCCTCATTGTGGTACTAAAGCACCTCAATTATGGCTTGATTGCTATGGTGAAGAAGTACCTACTGATGATGGACTTCCATATGTTATTACATTAAAGAAAACGGAAAAAATGATTGAGGATTTTAAAAGTTCAGATAATGGAGGGATAATTTTTGAAGAAGATGACTTGAAGCATTTGAGGGAAAAAGCAATTAATGCTGAAGGTGAAGACTTTTGTTTTAGAAGTCTAGATAGTAAAAACTCGCGGCGGTGTAATTATAGTTTTGAAAACATATTTTTTAGTGTTTGTCAGGAATTGAGCTGTAAAAAGGCAGCTTTATGGGTTCATGATAGGTTAATTATTCCTGCTTCGTGTGTTGAAGAACCTCCAAATGATGACATGCCAGATAAGATAAAAGTAATTTATAATGAAGCCCGTGAAATTCATAATTGTTCACCTAGAGCATCTGCTGCATTATTGCGTCTATGCTGTGAAATGTTGTGTGATGATCTTGATGCTAAGGGTCAAACTTTAAATGGAAAAATTGGTGATTTAGTTTATAGAGGAATGGATAATCGAGTTCAAAAAGCTTTAGATGTTGTAAGGTTTGTTGGTAATGATTCTGTACATCCCGGTCAGATTGATTTATCGGATAATTTAGATGTTTCTCATACTTTGTTTGTTCTAGTTAACGAAATAGTACAAGAAATGATAAGTAAGCCAAAAAGGCTTAACAAAATATATGAGGAAAAATTGCCTCAAAGTGTAAAAGAGGGAATTGAAAAAAGAGATAAAAAGAAGGCTTAA
- the thiC gene encoding phosphomethylpyrimidine synthase ThiC, translating into MPQNKKIEISTEPFPSSEKMFISGDLFPEIKVPLRKIKLHESAGEDDVVVYDTSGAYTDRNVEVDIRKGLAKTRLQWIEARGDVERYQGREVKPEDNGQKASKVEEFKFPNITPLRAKAGKNVSQMHYAKKGIITPEMEYIAIRENLGRKKAAEANSKGGDPMGANIPDFITPEFVRKEVAQGRAIIPANINHPESEPMIIGRNFLVKINTNIGNSAVTSSIEEEVEKMVWSCRWGGDTLMDLSTGDNIHNTREWIIRNCPVPVGTVPIYQALEKVGGVAEDLTWQVFKDTLIEQAEQGVDYFTIHAGVRLPYIPMTEKRVTGIVSRGGSIMAKWCMAHHAESFLYTHFEDICEIMKAYDVSFSLGDGLRPGSIADANDEAQFAELETLGELTKVAWEHDVQVMIEGPGHVPMHLIKENMDKQLKECHEAPFYTLGPLTQDIAPGYDHITSAIGAAMIGWYGTAMLCYVTPKEHLGLPNKDDVREGVITYKIAAHAADLAKGHPGAQLRDDALSRARFDFRWEDQFNLALDPYRARDFHDETLPAAGAKVAHFCSMCGPKFCSMKISQDVRDFAKAEREKKEGMKEMADKFKAEGGEIYQKVG; encoded by the coding sequence ATGCCACAGAACAAAAAAATCGAAATCTCAACCGAGCCGTTTCCGTCTTCAGAAAAAATGTTCATAAGTGGGGATTTGTTCCCTGAAATAAAAGTGCCGCTGCGTAAGATTAAATTGCATGAAAGCGCGGGTGAAGATGATGTTGTAGTCTATGATACGTCAGGTGCATATACCGATCGGAATGTGGAAGTCGATATTCGCAAAGGGCTTGCTAAAACCAGACTTCAGTGGATTGAAGCTCGTGGTGATGTAGAGCGTTATCAGGGCAGAGAAGTAAAACCGGAAGATAACGGGCAAAAAGCCTCTAAAGTTGAGGAGTTCAAATTCCCTAACATAACTCCGCTCAGGGCAAAGGCGGGTAAGAATGTTAGCCAGATGCATTATGCTAAAAAAGGCATAATAACGCCTGAAATGGAATATATCGCCATTCGTGAGAATTTAGGCAGGAAAAAAGCTGCCGAGGCAAATTCTAAAGGTGGCGACCCTATGGGGGCGAATATCCCTGATTTTATTACACCTGAATTTGTACGCAAGGAAGTTGCACAAGGGCGTGCGATTATTCCTGCCAATATTAATCACCCCGAATCAGAGCCTATGATTATCGGGCGTAATTTCTTAGTGAAAATAAATACTAATATTGGTAATTCTGCCGTTACTTCTTCGATTGAAGAAGAGGTTGAGAAAATGGTGTGGTCGTGCCGTTGGGGCGGTGATACTTTGATGGATTTATCCACAGGCGATAACATACATAATACAAGGGAATGGATAATAAGAAACTGTCCTGTTCCCGTGGGTACAGTGCCTATCTATCAGGCGTTGGAAAAAGTAGGCGGAGTTGCCGAAGACCTGACATGGCAGGTTTTCAAGGATACTTTGATAGAGCAGGCAGAGCAGGGGGTTGATTACTTTACTATCCATGCAGGTGTTCGCTTACCATATATTCCGATGACCGAAAAGCGTGTGACCGGTATTGTTTCTCGTGGCGGTTCGATAATGGCTAAATGGTGTATGGCACATCATGCTGAAAGTTTCTTATATACGCATTTTGAAGATATTTGCGAAATTATGAAAGCGTATGATGTTTCATTTTCGCTTGGTGACGGATTGCGTCCGGGTTCTATTGCCGATGCTAATGACGAGGCGCAGTTTGCCGAGCTTGAAACATTGGGCGAGCTTACTAAAGTAGCTTGGGAGCATGATGTTCAGGTGATGATTGAAGGGCCGGGGCATGTTCCTATGCACTTAATAAAAGAAAATATGGATAAGCAGTTGAAGGAATGCCATGAAGCACCTTTTTATACTCTAGGGCCACTTACGCAGGATATAGCACCGGGGTATGACCACATAACAAGTGCTATAGGTGCGGCTATGATTGGCTGGTATGGTACGGCTATGTTATGTTATGTAACGCCAAAAGAGCATTTGGGCTTGCCTAACAAAGATGATGTTAGGGAGGGTGTGATAACATATAAGATTGCGGCTCACGCTGCCGATTTGGCAAAGGGACATCCGGGGGCGCAATTGCGTGATGATGCGTTGTCCAGAGCTAGGTTTGATTTTAGATGGGAAGACCAGTTCAATCTTGCCCTTGACCCATACAGGGCAAGGGATTTCCATGATGAAACCCTGCCTGCCGCAGGTGCTAAAGTGGCTCACTTTTGCTCTATGTGCGGCCCTAAATTCTGCTCAATGAAAATATCGCAAGATGTCCGCGACTTTGCCAAAGCCGAGCGTGAAAAAAAGGAAGGCATGAAAGAAATGGCAGATAAGTTTAAGGCAGAGGGTGGTGAGATTTATCAGAAGGTGGGTTAA
- a CDS encoding ArsC family reductase, whose product MYGIKNCDTIKKACKWLDNNGVSFEFHDYKKQPPAEELLRQWCKDIGIDFLINKRGTTYKKLSEEQKQSVNNESSAIKIMIENPSIIKRPILYTGNKYIVGFNEEDYKELTNNRILA is encoded by the coding sequence ATGTATGGAATAAAAAATTGCGATACCATAAAAAAAGCCTGCAAATGGCTTGACAATAACGGTGTGAGCTTTGAGTTTCACGATTATAAAAAGCAGCCTCCGGCCGAAGAATTGCTTAGGCAATGGTGTAAGGATATAGGAATAGATTTTCTTATAAACAAACGTGGAACTACATATAAGAAACTTTCCGAAGAACAAAAACAGAGCGTTAATAATGAAAGCTCGGCAATTAAAATAATGATTGAAAATCCTTCTATTATAAAAAGACCTATATTATATACAGGAAACAAATATATTGTAGGATTCAATGAAGAAGATTATAAAGAACTTACAAATAACCGCATCTTAGCATAG
- a CDS encoding YihY/virulence factor BrkB family protein produces MLSVKQVFKCFYNAAYDTVRHDGIEHAGYLAFLALLALFPFLVFFVAIAGYIGQSDVGIKMIDLILQNDLIPEEIIPALKPRIQEIASGPPQGLLTIAIVGSIWTASSMVDGLRTILNRAYRVSTPPAYIWRRLMSIGEFIILTAALMIVTLLLIIAPNIWSNLQESFQLKEITEFLHLKGFSASPAWGYIRYIITTLTLFLVVIAAYIILPNTKQGVLSVSYGAAIVIIFWFIAGALFSKYLSNFDQVNIIYGSLGGIIAFLLFFYITAMIFIFGAEFNYRLQKARGHKIEEKEHA; encoded by the coding sequence ATGCTTTCAGTCAAACAAGTTTTTAAATGTTTTTATAATGCAGCATACGATACGGTTAGACATGACGGCATTGAACATGCCGGCTATCTGGCATTTTTGGCATTATTGGCGCTATTTCCTTTTCTGGTTTTTTTTGTTGCTATTGCCGGATATATCGGTCAGTCGGATGTCGGTATAAAAATGATAGATCTAATACTGCAAAATGATTTGATTCCCGAAGAAATAATACCCGCACTAAAACCACGGATACAGGAAATTGCGTCCGGCCCTCCGCAGGGGCTACTGACAATCGCGATAGTAGGCTCAATATGGACGGCATCATCAATGGTGGACGGATTGCGTACAATACTTAACCGTGCTTATAGGGTAAGCACACCTCCTGCATATATATGGCGTAGATTAATGAGCATCGGAGAATTCATAATACTAACGGCAGCACTTATGATAGTTACTCTGCTTTTAATAATAGCTCCTAATATATGGTCTAACCTTCAAGAATCATTCCAGTTGAAGGAAATTACCGAGTTCCTTCATCTAAAAGGCTTCTCGGCAAGTCCTGCATGGGGGTATATCAGATATATCATAACTACTCTAACATTATTTTTAGTGGTAATAGCAGCTTATATAATACTACCCAATACCAAGCAGGGAGTTTTGTCTGTTTCATATGGAGCCGCTATCGTTATAATTTTCTGGTTTATAGCGGGAGCACTTTTCTCCAAGTATTTGAGTAATTTTGATCAGGTAAACATTATATATGGCAGCTTGGGAGGAATAATAGCGTTCTTATTATTCTTCTATATAACGGCTATGATATTTATATTCGGAGCTGAATTTAATTATCGTCTGCAAAAGGCAAGAGGTCATAAGATAGAAGAAAAAGAACATGCGTAA